A genomic region of Leeia speluncae contains the following coding sequences:
- a CDS encoding ABC transporter permease gives MLTKRALAVWLRNFGVWKKLAIPSVLGNIIEPMLYLVGLGYGLGSMLPSVGGFPYLHFLAAGIVCQSTMNSATFEALYSAFSRLHVQRTWEAILHAPVSIDEVLMGEWLWAASKSFLSGLAILFVMVVWGITSVEHALFAVPVVFLIGLCFAGIGLIVTCVSPSYDFFMYYFTLVIGPMLFVSGVFYPVSQLPDWLQIFSQLLPLTHAIELLRPVLLTGESVHPLQNIAVLVFYALVGFNVSRFLARRRLLR, from the coding sequence TTGCTGACTAAACGCGCGCTGGCTGTTTGGCTTCGTAATTTTGGAGTTTGGAAGAAGCTAGCCATCCCTTCTGTTCTAGGTAATATCATTGAACCCATGTTGTATTTGGTTGGCCTTGGTTATGGCCTAGGTTCAATGCTTCCTTCCGTTGGCGGATTCCCATATCTGCACTTTTTGGCCGCAGGGATTGTCTGCCAAAGCACCATGAACTCCGCAACCTTCGAAGCATTGTATTCGGCATTTTCAAGATTGCACGTTCAGCGAACATGGGAGGCAATTCTGCACGCGCCTGTCTCGATTGATGAAGTACTGATGGGCGAGTGGCTATGGGCTGCGAGTAAAAGTTTTCTTTCAGGTTTAGCAATCCTTTTTGTAATGGTCGTATGGGGGATCACTAGCGTTGAGCATGCCTTATTTGCTGTGCCTGTTGTTTTCCTTATTGGGTTGTGCTTTGCTGGTATCGGTCTAATCGTGACCTGTGTATCTCCAAGCTATGATTTCTTCATGTACTACTTCACGCTGGTCATTGGGCCAATGCTGTTTGTTTCTGGTGTGTTTTATCCTGTTTCTCAGTTACCTGATTGGTTGCAGATATTCAGTCAGTTGCTTCCGTTAACGCATGCAATTGAATTGCTGCGTCCTGTTTTGCTAACTGGGGAATCAGTACATCCTCTGCAAAATATCGCAGTACTTGTTTTCTATGCATTGGTAGGGTTTAATGTTTCTCGATTTCTAGCGCGTAGAAGGTTGCTTCGGTAG
- a CDS encoding GGDEF domain-containing protein has translation MISQRLPSIAAVLSKALRFTLKLLAGAGSLFFVSPVGASTISPGNVSLHPDAFGLLIAAGVLIFSALAEIVLIRSKSHIDFIIVIVVAALWSLLRLSMPTPAEGIGAYTFLTSILTGALFLYARRLLDLPAQQPGLARLTLTMTFLSVLVWIPALFLKSTVSLFLILLMSAGGLGFISWMALKLGRLFFAEILFFFIGSAVFIFLQISALAGVMIGSFYPSHDWIVLLLALMGLAWRIAITAQLKVMFDEELMAKDQLIFEYQGQVEFQQSTELILNQRLEKRELKINSLKNQLVDYTKRHHHLEKQLVQSEELIRQFSYFDSLTGLPNRALFSNQLEQLIEHAESAKPKQLLLLGMIDIDHFGVVNAEHGPELADELLSQVAKRLQSILPINTLIARLGGDEFAFVLQDIGSAELARGLIQRWLSELSLPFRVNGKTSIELCFTFGMAVYPDDGVTASKMMQCVESHVTTSKESRSDLKLFQTAKMGQGK, from the coding sequence TTGATTTCCCAACGGCTTCCATCAATTGCTGCTGTGTTAAGTAAAGCGCTCCGCTTTACACTGAAGCTATTGGCTGGTGCAGGAAGTCTGTTTTTCGTATCGCCAGTAGGCGCATCTACTATTTCGCCTGGTAATGTAAGTTTGCACCCTGATGCGTTTGGTTTGTTGATTGCCGCAGGCGTGTTAATTTTTTCTGCGCTGGCAGAGATTGTCTTAATACGTTCTAAAAGTCATATCGATTTTATAATTGTAATTGTTGTCGCCGCGCTTTGGTCATTGCTGCGCTTAAGTATGCCGACACCTGCCGAAGGAATTGGTGCCTACACCTTTTTGACTTCCATTTTGACCGGCGCACTGTTTTTGTATGCGCGGCGCTTATTAGATTTGCCTGCGCAACAACCGGGTCTTGCTCGCCTTACGCTAACAATGACGTTTTTGTCTGTGCTTGTCTGGATTCCAGCCTTATTTCTAAAATCAACCGTGTCCCTTTTTCTCATCTTGCTAATGAGTGCAGGTGGGTTAGGATTTATCTCTTGGATGGCGCTGAAGTTAGGCCGTCTATTTTTTGCGGAAATACTATTTTTCTTCATCGGAAGCGCTGTCTTTATCTTTCTCCAAATCAGCGCATTAGCGGGTGTGATGATTGGCAGCTTTTATCCGTCTCATGATTGGATTGTGTTACTGCTTGCCTTAATGGGGCTGGCTTGGCGAATCGCGATTACAGCACAATTAAAAGTCATGTTTGATGAAGAGTTAATGGCGAAAGATCAACTGATATTTGAATATCAAGGACAGGTAGAGTTTCAGCAAAGTACCGAGTTGATACTTAACCAACGTTTAGAAAAACGTGAGCTAAAAATTAACAGTCTAAAAAATCAGCTTGTTGATTATACAAAGCGGCACCACCACCTTGAAAAGCAGTTGGTGCAAAGTGAAGAGCTGATTCGTCAATTTAGTTATTTTGATTCTTTAACAGGCTTACCCAACCGAGCACTTTTTTCTAACCAGCTTGAACAATTAATTGAGCATGCTGAAAGTGCCAAGCCAAAGCAATTACTGCTATTGGGAATGATTGATATTGATCACTTTGGGGTGGTGAATGCCGAGCATGGTCCTGAGTTGGCGGATGAATTACTTAGCCAGGTCGCCAAGCGGTTGCAATCTATTTTGCCGATCAATACATTAATTGCGAGATTAGGTGGCGATGAGTTCGCTTTTGTTTTGCAAGACATCGGTAGTGCTGAATTAGCCAGAGGACTCATACAACGATGGTTGTCAGAGTTATCTCTACCATTTCGGGTAAATGGAAAAACAAGCATTGAGTTGTGTTTCACCTTTGGGATGGCGGTTTATCCTGATGACGGCGTCACAGCAAGCAAAATGATGCAGTGCGTCGAGTCTCATGTAACGACTTCAAAAGAATCTCGTTCTGATTTGAAGTTATTTCAGACGGCCAAGATGGGGCAAGGTAAGTGA
- a CDS encoding ATP-binding cassette domain-containing protein, translating to MAVLSVKQLCKKYGDQQVVDHLDLSIPKGICFGLLGPNGAGKTTTLKLCLGLIRPDGGEIELLGHAVPQSGPLARVRVGVVPQFDNLDPDFSVGENLVVFGRYFGLSAAEVRPKIPSLLAFAGLEGKEKSQIRELSGGMRRRLTLARALVNDPEVIFLDEPTTGLDPQARHLIWERLRQLVVQGKTLILTTHFMDEAERLCSRLAVMDHGKLVVEDSPRDLIAKHIEPVVVEVFGDDLLAWQQQSQLHTIARVEKAGETLFCYVQEAQHVLDKLAGYPNLRSIVRQANLEDVFIKLTGRELRD from the coding sequence ATGGCCGTCTTAAGTGTAAAGCAACTCTGTAAAAAATATGGTGATCAACAAGTTGTTGATCACCTAGATCTTTCTATTCCCAAAGGAATTTGCTTTGGCTTACTTGGCCCAAACGGGGCCGGTAAAACGACCACGCTTAAACTTTGTCTTGGTTTAATTCGGCCTGATGGTGGAGAAATTGAATTACTAGGACATGCCGTACCTCAAAGTGGTCCGTTAGCACGTGTGCGGGTTGGGGTTGTTCCTCAGTTCGATAATCTGGATCCTGATTTTTCTGTTGGCGAAAATTTGGTTGTTTTTGGTCGATATTTTGGATTGTCAGCCGCAGAAGTAAGGCCAAAAATTCCTTCGCTGCTTGCTTTTGCAGGATTGGAAGGTAAAGAAAAAAGCCAGATACGTGAATTATCTGGCGGTATGCGTCGCCGTTTAACCCTTGCTAGAGCACTGGTAAATGATCCTGAAGTGATTTTTTTAGATGAACCTACAACAGGGTTGGATCCTCAGGCTCGCCATCTTATTTGGGAGCGACTGCGTCAATTGGTGGTGCAAGGTAAAACGCTAATACTCACAACACACTTTATGGATGAGGCAGAAAGGCTTTGCAGTCGGCTTGCGGTGATGGATCATGGAAAGCTTGTTGTAGAAGATTCGCCAAGGGACTTAATTGCAAAGCATATTGAGCCGGTTGTGGTAGAGGTTTTTGGCGATGATCTACTGGCATGGCAACAACAAAGCCAACTGCATACCATTGCACGAGTAGAAAAAGCAGGCGAGACCCTCTTTTGTTATGTTCAAGAGGCGCAGCACGTACTTGATAAATTAGCTGGTTACCCAAATTTACGCTCTATTGTTCGCCAAGCAAATTTAGAAGATGTCTTTATTAAACTGACTGGCCGAGAGCTAAGAGATTGA